A portion of the Rhodococcus pseudokoreensis genome contains these proteins:
- a CDS encoding HAMP domain-containing sensor histidine kinase — MPRPLDPLRSFKVKTGLLVVAALFFASLMFWVTARWPFRYALVLALLVSLAVTQILAHGMTSPLRSMTAAARAMATGDYSRRVRSTSRDEIGELARAFNQMAEDLEAADRYRRELIGNVSHELRTPISALQALLENVVDGVEQPDPARMRVALDQTERLGRLVAELLDLSRVEGGAVQLEREIFPVREFLDDVVRQSEDPRRVTVDVQPPHLRADADTARLHQVVANLVDNAFRHGPARTEVVVRARPDAGGVVLEVEDDGPGIAPGERSRVFERFTRGGSTDGGTGLGLAIARWAVDLHDGHIEVLDTAEGCCIRVSLPAA, encoded by the coding sequence ATGCCCCGACCTCTCGATCCGCTGCGATCGTTCAAGGTGAAGACGGGTCTTCTCGTCGTGGCGGCGCTGTTCTTCGCGTCGCTGATGTTCTGGGTGACTGCTCGCTGGCCGTTCCGGTACGCGCTCGTCCTGGCGTTGCTGGTGTCGCTGGCCGTGACGCAGATCCTCGCGCACGGCATGACGTCTCCGCTGCGGTCGATGACGGCCGCCGCCCGTGCGATGGCGACCGGCGACTATTCGCGCCGGGTGCGGTCGACGTCGCGCGACGAGATCGGGGAACTGGCCCGCGCGTTCAACCAGATGGCGGAGGATCTCGAGGCCGCCGACCGGTATCGCCGCGAACTGATCGGCAACGTCTCGCACGAACTGCGCACCCCGATCTCCGCTCTGCAGGCACTGCTCGAGAACGTCGTCGACGGGGTGGAGCAGCCCGACCCGGCCCGGATGCGGGTGGCGCTCGATCAGACCGAGCGGCTCGGCCGCCTCGTCGCCGAATTGCTCGACCTGTCGAGAGTGGAAGGCGGTGCGGTGCAACTCGAGCGGGAGATCTTTCCGGTCCGCGAGTTCCTCGACGACGTGGTGCGGCAGTCGGAGGACCCCCGGCGGGTGACCGTCGACGTTCAGCCGCCGCACCTGCGCGCCGACGCGGACACCGCCCGACTGCACCAGGTGGTGGCGAACCTGGTGGACAACGCGTTCCGGCACGGCCCCGCCCGCACCGAGGTGGTGGTCCGTGCCCGGCCGGACGCCGGCGGCGTGGTCCTCGAGGTGGAGGACGACGGGCCCGGTATCGCACCCGGCGAGCGGTCCCGGGTGTTCGAACGGTTCACCCGCGGCGGCTCCACCGACGGCGGGACGGGCCTCGGCCTCGCCATCGCCCGCTGGGCGGTGGATCTCCACGACGGCCACATCGAGGTTCTCGACACGGCCGAGGGCTGCTGCATCCGGGTGAGTCTGCCCGCCGCCTGA